One genomic region from Arthrobacter sp. YN encodes:
- the uvrA gene encoding excinuclease ABC subunit UvrA: MPKALAEDTAIESPNSIPVVPDSKPARPDLSRLVVKGAREHNLRNVDVDLPRDAMIVFTGLSGSGKSSLAFDTIFAEGQRRYVESLSAYARQFLGQVDKPDVDFIEGLSPAVSIDQKSTSKNPRSTVGTITEIYDYMRLLWARVGRPHCPVCGEPIARQTPQQIVDQLLELETGTRFQVLAPVVRGRKGEFVDLFKELTAKGYSRARVDGELVQLSDPPKLGKQFKHTIEVVVDRLVVKEDISQRLTDSVETALGLAEGRVLVEFVDLDAADPGRIRAFSENLACPNEHPLAIDEIEPRSFSFNNPFGACSACSGIGTKLEVDEELIVPNPELSLGEGAIAPWSLGTATTEYWNRLLEGLAHELGFSMKTPWEELSKEVRNTVLHGKDHKVVVQYKNRFGRERKYSTGFEGAIQYVHRKHGETDSEWARDRYEEYMRQIPCPECNGARLNPASLSVLINGKSIAAVAAMPMRECAEFLGSLTLTSREAQIANQVLKEIQARLTFLLDVGLEYLNLERPSGTLSGGEAQRIRLATQIGSGLVGVLYVLDEPSIGLHQRDNRRLIETLTRLRDLGNTLIVVEHDEDTIHEADWVVDIGPGAGEHGGQVVHSGTYKELLENTDSLTGDYLSGRRKIDIPTKRRKYDKKRELKVVGARENNLNNVDATFPLGLFTAVTGVSGSGKSTLVNEILYKVLANKLNGAKQVAGRHRTVAGLEHLDKVVHVDQSPIGRTPRSNPATYTGVFDNIRKLFAETTEAKVRGYQPGRFSFNVKGGRCEACSGDGTLKIEMNFLPDVYVPCEVCHGARYNRETLEVHYKGKTIADVLNMPIEEGAEFFAAFTPIARHLTTLVDVGLGYVRLGQPATTLSGGEAQRVKLAAELQKRSNGRSIYVLDEPTTGLHFEDIRKLLMVLQGLVDKGNTVITIEHNLDVIKSADWIVDLGPNGGSGGGKIVATGTPEQVAKSTESHTATFLAEILG; the protein is encoded by the coding sequence TAGAGTCGCTCTCCGCGTACGCGCGCCAGTTCCTTGGCCAGGTAGACAAGCCTGATGTCGACTTCATCGAGGGATTGTCGCCCGCGGTCTCCATCGACCAGAAATCCACCAGCAAGAACCCGCGTTCCACCGTGGGTACCATCACCGAGATCTACGACTACATGCGGTTGTTGTGGGCCCGCGTTGGCCGCCCGCACTGCCCTGTCTGTGGCGAACCCATCGCGCGCCAGACACCGCAGCAGATCGTTGACCAGCTTCTGGAGCTTGAGACGGGCACACGTTTCCAGGTCCTGGCCCCGGTGGTCCGCGGACGCAAGGGCGAGTTCGTTGACCTGTTCAAGGAACTGACCGCCAAGGGCTATTCCCGTGCACGTGTTGACGGCGAACTGGTCCAACTGAGCGATCCTCCCAAGCTGGGGAAGCAGTTCAAGCACACCATCGAAGTGGTGGTTGACCGCTTGGTGGTCAAGGAAGATATCAGCCAGCGGCTCACGGATTCCGTGGAGACCGCCCTGGGCCTGGCGGAGGGCCGTGTCCTGGTGGAGTTCGTGGATCTTGACGCCGCGGATCCCGGTCGCATCCGGGCCTTCTCCGAGAATCTTGCGTGCCCCAACGAGCACCCTTTGGCGATCGATGAAATTGAGCCACGCTCGTTCTCCTTCAACAACCCCTTTGGTGCCTGCTCAGCCTGCAGCGGCATCGGAACCAAGCTTGAAGTGGACGAAGAACTCATCGTCCCCAATCCTGAGCTCTCCTTGGGCGAAGGCGCCATTGCCCCGTGGTCCTTGGGAACGGCGACCACTGAGTACTGGAACCGCCTCCTTGAGGGCCTGGCCCATGAGCTCGGCTTCTCCATGAAGACACCCTGGGAGGAGCTCTCCAAGGAAGTCCGGAACACCGTGCTGCATGGCAAGGACCACAAGGTTGTTGTCCAGTACAAGAACCGTTTTGGCCGTGAACGCAAGTACAGCACGGGCTTTGAAGGCGCCATTCAGTACGTGCACCGGAAGCACGGGGAAACCGATTCCGAGTGGGCCCGTGACCGGTACGAAGAGTACATGCGCCAGATTCCCTGCCCTGAGTGCAATGGTGCACGCCTCAACCCGGCATCGTTGTCCGTGCTGATCAACGGCAAGTCGATTGCAGCCGTTGCTGCCATGCCGATGCGCGAGTGCGCAGAGTTCCTCGGCAGCCTGACCCTCACCAGCCGGGAAGCGCAAATTGCCAACCAGGTGCTGAAGGAGATCCAGGCCCGCCTGACCTTCCTGCTGGATGTGGGGTTGGAATACCTCAACCTCGAGCGGCCATCAGGAACCCTGTCCGGTGGAGAGGCCCAGCGCATCCGGCTGGCAACCCAGATCGGTTCCGGCCTGGTGGGCGTCCTGTATGTCCTTGACGAGCCGTCCATCGGGCTCCACCAGCGTGACAACAGGCGACTCATCGAGACCCTGACCCGTCTGCGGGACCTCGGCAACACGCTGATTGTTGTGGAGCATGACGAAGACACCATCCACGAGGCTGACTGGGTGGTGGACATCGGACCAGGCGCCGGTGAGCACGGCGGCCAGGTGGTGCATTCAGGCACCTACAAGGAGCTGCTGGAGAACACGGATTCCCTCACGGGTGACTACCTGTCTGGACGCCGGAAGATCGATATTCCCACCAAACGCCGCAAGTACGACAAGAAGCGTGAACTCAAGGTTGTTGGTGCCCGTGAGAACAACCTGAACAATGTCGATGCCACGTTCCCGCTGGGGCTTTTTACTGCGGTGACCGGCGTCAGCGGTTCCGGCAAGTCCACGTTGGTCAACGAGATCCTCTACAAGGTCCTCGCCAATAAGCTCAACGGCGCCAAGCAAGTGGCAGGACGTCACCGGACGGTGGCCGGCCTGGAACATCTGGACAAGGTGGTCCACGTCGATCAAAGCCCCATCGGCCGTACTCCCCGCTCCAACCCAGCGACGTATACCGGGGTGTTCGACAACATCCGCAAGCTCTTCGCCGAGACCACCGAAGCCAAGGTTCGTGGATATCAGCCCGGACGCTTCTCATTCAACGTCAAGGGCGGTCGCTGCGAGGCCTGTTCAGGCGACGGCACGTTGAAGATCGAGATGAACTTCCTGCCGGACGTCTATGTTCCTTGCGAGGTGTGCCATGGTGCCCGGTACAACCGGGAAACCCTTGAAGTCCACTACAAGGGCAAAACCATTGCTGATGTCCTCAACATGCCCATTGAGGAGGGGGCGGAGTTCTTTGCTGCGTTCACGCCGATTGCGCGCCACTTGACTACTCTGGTGGACGTCGGCCTTGGCTACGTCCGTCTGGGACAGCCGGCAACCACGTTGTCCGGTGGCGAGGCCCAGCGCGTGAAGCTTGCCGCAGAGTTGCAGAAGCGCTCCAACGGGCGCAGCATCTATGTCTTGGACGAGCCCACCACGGGCCTGCACTTCGAGGACATCCGAAAGCTCCTTATGGTACTTCAGGGCTTGGTGGACAAAGGCAATACGGTGATCACCATTGAGCACAACCTCGACGTCATCAAGTCTGCGGACTGGATTGTGGATCTGGGCCCCAACGGTGGCTCAGGTGGCGGAAAGATTGTTGCCACGGGAACACCCGAACAGGTGGCAAAATCCACGGAAAGCCACACAGCCACCTTCCTGGCCGAGATTCTCGGATAG
- a CDS encoding HAD hydrolase-like protein, with translation MTQTTVPVIFDLDGTLVDPAGGITGGISAALRELNLPVPEQAVLNSMVGPKLSDSLMHLANVPENLVNETIDRYRRHYKETGIGQSKLYPGIFELLEYFAESGRAVAVATQKPQSIARLVLEHHKIADFFVSIRGAADNESLEANTASGKVEIVGAALADLHSQPAVMVGDRHQDVAGAMANGLDCIGVAWGFAPDGELEEAGAVAVVHTAAELRIKIEELDAVRAAALSEVQNDGSL, from the coding sequence GTGACTCAAACAACGGTGCCCGTAATATTCGATCTGGACGGCACCCTTGTCGATCCGGCCGGCGGTATCACGGGAGGAATCTCCGCCGCCCTCCGTGAATTGAACCTTCCCGTTCCTGAACAGGCCGTGCTGAATTCCATGGTGGGTCCCAAGCTCAGCGATTCCCTGATGCATTTGGCCAATGTCCCGGAAAACCTGGTCAATGAAACCATTGACCGTTACCGGCGCCACTACAAGGAGACAGGCATCGGGCAGAGCAAGCTTTACCCCGGAATCTTCGAACTTCTTGAATACTTTGCTGAATCCGGCCGGGCGGTAGCAGTTGCTACGCAGAAGCCGCAGTCCATTGCGAGGCTCGTCCTCGAGCACCATAAAATTGCCGATTTCTTCGTCTCCATTCGCGGGGCTGCGGACAACGAGTCCCTGGAAGCGAATACGGCATCCGGCAAAGTCGAAATTGTCGGAGCAGCCTTGGCTGACCTGCATTCACAGCCGGCTGTGATGGTGGGAGACAGGCATCAGGACGTTGCAGGGGCAATGGCTAACGGCCTGGATTGCATCGGGGTGGCTTGGGGATTCGCCCCGGACGGAGAACTCGAAGAAGCCGGCGCTGTGGCCGTAGTGCACACCGCGGCCGAGCTGCGGATCAAAATTGAAGAACTTGACGCTGTCCGTGCGGCAGCCCTGAGCGAGGTACAAAACGATGGCAGTCTTTGA
- a CDS encoding lysophospholipid acyltransferase family protein: MAVFDAIRWTTRGLISSTCRPTVIGLENVPKEGPFIVAPNHLSFLDSVIVQALMPRPVAFFAKAEYFTTKGVKGAVMKSFFEAVGSIPVERGEQAASVQALKTLLDILESGKGIGIYPEGTRSRDGILYRGRTGVGWLALTTGAPVIPVGLIGTEKLQPADKNAVRPQHFTMKVGEPLYFEKTGPDHSLPARREVTDRIMDAIAVLSGQERSASYNQSKSVD, translated from the coding sequence ATGGCAGTCTTTGATGCGATCCGGTGGACTACCCGTGGACTGATTTCCTCCACGTGCCGGCCTACTGTCATTGGTTTGGAGAACGTACCCAAAGAAGGGCCCTTCATTGTGGCGCCAAACCACCTTTCCTTCCTTGACAGCGTGATCGTCCAGGCCCTGATGCCGCGTCCGGTCGCCTTCTTTGCCAAGGCCGAGTACTTCACCACCAAGGGCGTTAAAGGCGCCGTCATGAAGTCCTTCTTCGAGGCGGTAGGATCCATTCCGGTGGAGCGCGGTGAGCAGGCTGCCAGCGTGCAGGCGCTCAAGACCTTGCTGGACATCCTCGAGTCGGGCAAGGGCATCGGCATCTACCCCGAGGGCACCAGATCCCGCGATGGCATCCTTTACCGTGGACGCACGGGCGTGGGGTGGCTTGCCCTGACCACAGGCGCGCCTGTCATTCCCGTGGGCCTGATCGGAACCGAAAAGCTGCAGCCTGCGGACAAAAACGCAGTAAGGCCGCAGCACTTCACCATGAAGGTCGGCGAGCCGCTCTATTTCGAGAAGACCGGGCCTGACCACTCGCTTCCGGCACGCAGGGAAGTCACCGATAGAATCATGGACGCCATCGCCGTGCTCAGCGGCCAGGAACGCTCTGCAAGCTACAACCAGAGCAAATCCGTCGACTAG
- the uvrC gene encoding excinuclease ABC subunit UvrC, which produces MADPASYRPQTGEIPTTPGVYRFRDPHGRVIYVGKAKNLRSRLNSYFANPAGLLPKTHAMVHAASSVEWTVVGSELESLQLEYTWIKEFKPRFNVVFRDDKTYPYLAVTMGEKYPRVQVMRGERRKGTRYFGPYTAGAIRETMDTLLRVFPVRSCSAGVFKRAESSGRPCLLGYIDKCTAPCVGRVSPDEHRNLAEDFCSFMGGEAKRFIGRLEKDMAAAVAELDYERAAGLRDDIIALRKVFERNAVVLAEDTDADVFALHDDELEASVQVFHVRGGRVRGQRGWVVEKVEDATTPELIEHLLEQVYGEDSEVQGRIPREVLVPEAPSNHAELTEWLGGLRGAKVDIRVPQRGDKAALMSTVRENAEQALKLHKTRRAGDITVRSVALQELQEALEIPVPLLRIECFDISHVQGTNVVASMVVVEDGLPKKADYRKFSITGAAAADDTAAMHDVLTRRFRHYLTDKAAQVPVVSGEIVNPTRAGAKSATDAPPSDPAMPAPKAKFAYPPNLVVVDGGQPQVNAAKRALAELGIDDVYVVGLAKRLEEVWLPDSDFPVILPRTSQGLYLLQRIRDEAHRFAITFHRQKRGKAMTVSVLDGVPGLGEAKRKALVAHFGSLRKIKAASVEELTSAKGIGPALAAAVVQHLGSTEDSAGAVPAINMTTGEILES; this is translated from the coding sequence GTGGCAGATCCAGCAAGTTACCGGCCCCAAACGGGTGAGATTCCCACCACCCCGGGCGTCTATCGATTCCGCGACCCCCATGGCCGGGTCATCTACGTGGGCAAGGCGAAGAACCTCAGGTCCAGGCTTAATTCCTACTTCGCCAACCCTGCAGGGCTGCTTCCCAAGACCCACGCCATGGTGCATGCGGCCAGCAGCGTCGAGTGGACCGTGGTGGGCAGCGAGCTGGAATCGTTGCAGCTGGAATACACGTGGATCAAAGAATTCAAGCCGCGCTTCAACGTAGTTTTCCGCGACGACAAAACCTATCCCTACCTTGCCGTCACCATGGGGGAGAAGTACCCCCGGGTGCAGGTCATGCGGGGTGAGCGCAGGAAGGGCACCAGGTACTTCGGCCCCTACACCGCCGGTGCCATCCGCGAAACAATGGATACCCTCCTGAGGGTTTTCCCGGTCCGCAGCTGCAGCGCGGGCGTCTTCAAGCGCGCGGAATCCAGCGGGCGTCCTTGCCTGCTCGGCTACATCGACAAATGTACGGCCCCCTGCGTCGGCCGCGTGAGTCCGGACGAACACCGCAACCTCGCCGAGGATTTCTGTTCTTTTATGGGCGGCGAAGCGAAGCGCTTCATAGGCCGCTTGGAAAAGGACATGGCAGCAGCCGTCGCCGAACTCGACTATGAGCGGGCTGCCGGGCTCAGGGACGACATCATCGCGCTGCGGAAAGTCTTTGAGCGCAATGCCGTGGTCCTCGCCGAAGATACCGACGCTGACGTCTTCGCCCTCCACGACGACGAACTGGAGGCTTCCGTGCAGGTCTTCCACGTCCGCGGTGGCCGGGTCCGCGGACAGCGCGGCTGGGTTGTGGAGAAGGTCGAAGACGCGACGACCCCTGAGCTGATCGAACATTTGCTCGAGCAGGTCTACGGAGAAGACAGCGAGGTCCAGGGACGGATTCCCCGGGAAGTCCTGGTGCCGGAAGCGCCCAGCAACCATGCCGAACTCACTGAGTGGCTGGGCGGGCTGCGTGGTGCCAAGGTGGACATCCGCGTGCCCCAGCGTGGTGACAAGGCCGCCCTGATGTCCACGGTGCGCGAGAACGCGGAGCAGGCCCTTAAACTGCACAAGACCCGCAGGGCCGGCGACATCACTGTCCGCTCCGTGGCGCTTCAGGAATTGCAGGAAGCCCTGGAAATCCCGGTTCCCTTGCTGCGGATAGAGTGCTTCGATATCTCGCATGTGCAGGGCACCAACGTGGTGGCCTCCATGGTGGTGGTGGAGGACGGGCTGCCCAAGAAAGCGGACTACCGAAAATTCTCCATCACGGGCGCAGCGGCAGCTGACGACACCGCGGCAATGCACGACGTCCTGACCCGGCGGTTCCGGCATTACCTGACGGACAAGGCTGCCCAGGTCCCCGTGGTGTCCGGCGAGATCGTCAACCCGACGCGTGCGGGGGCCAAAAGCGCCACCGATGCCCCGCCGTCGGACCCCGCCATGCCGGCCCCCAAGGCCAAGTTCGCCTACCCGCCCAACCTGGTGGTGGTGGATGGAGGCCAGCCGCAGGTCAACGCTGCCAAGCGTGCGCTGGCGGAGCTCGGCATCGACGACGTCTACGTGGTGGGCCTTGCCAAGCGCCTGGAAGAAGTCTGGCTGCCGGACAGCGACTTCCCGGTCATCCTGCCGAGGACATCGCAGGGACTGTATTTGCTTCAACGGATCCGTGACGAAGCCCACCGCTTCGCCATCACTTTCCATCGGCAGAAGCGGGGGAAGGCCATGACGGTATCCGTCCTGGACGGGGTGCCGGGCCTGGGTGAAGCCAAGCGCAAGGCTTTGGTGGCGCACTTCGGCTCGCTTAGGAAGATCAAGGCGGCTTCCGTTGAAGAGCTCACGTCCGCGAAAGGCATTGGTCCTGCGTTGGCAGCTGCCGTGGTTCAACACCTGGGTTCCACGGAAGACTCCGCCGGGGCAGTCCCGGCGATCAACATGACCACCGGCGAAATCCTTGAATCTTAG
- the rapZ gene encoding RNase adapter RapZ: protein MDEATAGSGTEQDGLTPVKPPEAELLVVTGMSGAGRSTASDALEDHGWYVVDNLPPQMLGTLAEIVSHAPKSIPKLAVVVDVRSKDLFTDIQTALGALSASGITFRVLFLDANDDVLVRRFEQGRRPHPLQGGGRILDGIGVEREVLRELREHADVVLDTSDFNVHGLATAITELFSDTGPVTLRLNVMSFGFKYGLPVDANFVADARFIPNPHWVPKLRPHTGLDEDVSNYVLAADGVHEFVDRYVRALEPVLDGYRQENKHYATLAVGCTGGKHRSVAVAVELSKRLAQYPRVTVTTTHRDLGRE from the coding sequence ATGGATGAGGCAACGGCAGGGTCCGGAACGGAGCAGGACGGCCTCACGCCCGTCAAGCCCCCGGAGGCGGAACTGCTGGTCGTCACCGGCATGTCCGGGGCGGGGCGCAGTACGGCCTCGGATGCCTTGGAAGACCACGGCTGGTACGTGGTGGACAACCTCCCGCCGCAGATGCTGGGAACCCTGGCCGAAATTGTCTCGCATGCTCCCAAATCCATTCCCAAGCTGGCAGTGGTGGTGGATGTCCGCAGCAAGGACCTCTTCACTGACATCCAGACGGCGCTGGGCGCGCTCAGCGCCAGCGGCATCACCTTCCGGGTGCTGTTCCTGGATGCCAATGACGACGTCCTGGTCCGCCGTTTTGAGCAAGGACGCCGTCCGCATCCCCTGCAGGGCGGCGGCAGGATCCTCGACGGCATCGGGGTTGAGCGCGAGGTCCTGCGGGAACTGCGCGAGCATGCCGACGTCGTGCTGGACACATCCGACTTCAATGTCCACGGCCTGGCGACAGCCATCACCGAACTGTTCAGCGACACAGGCCCGGTAACCCTGCGCCTGAACGTCATGAGCTTTGGATTCAAGTACGGCCTCCCCGTGGACGCCAACTTCGTAGCCGATGCCCGCTTCATTCCCAACCCGCATTGGGTTCCCAAACTTCGGCCGCATACAGGGCTGGATGAGGATGTCAGCAATTACGTGCTCGCCGCCGATGGCGTGCACGAGTTCGTGGACAGGTACGTCCGGGCCTTGGAGCCTGTCCTGGATGGCTACCGCCAGGAGAACAAGCACTACGCCACCTTGGCCGTTGGCTGCACCGGAGGCAAGCACCGTTCGGTGGCGGTCGCCGTCGAACTTTCCAAGCGTTTGGCGCAGTATCCCCGTGTCACCGTCACCACCACCCACCGCGACCTGGGACGCGAGTAG
- a CDS encoding gluconeogenesis factor YvcK family protein, which yields MGVLTGPLPLIPPKGVPGSQQKKSPSVVALGGGHGLAASLSALRLLTSELTAIVTVADDGGSSGRLREEYGVLPPGDLRMALSALCDDTDWGRTWRDVMQHRFNAGSAKGGSLDHHAMGNLLIVTLWELLGDTVAGLKWAGALLGARGQVLPMSSVPLTIEGQAHLDLPGGGQELRTVRGQAKCAVAGKLEDVRLLPEDAPACTEALTAIELADWVILGPGSWYTSVLPHLLLPELRQALGDTAAKRCLTMNLDVETKETSGMTAADHLDVLRRYAPEFSVDVVLADPAAIQDLKAFEKAAGMIGAEVVLGRVGASRRRPVHDPLLLAAAYHDIFGNS from the coding sequence GTGGGCGTCCTCACGGGCCCGCTGCCCCTGATTCCGCCCAAAGGCGTTCCCGGCAGCCAGCAGAAGAAAAGTCCGTCAGTGGTTGCCCTGGGTGGCGGTCACGGACTGGCGGCGTCGCTGTCGGCACTGCGCTTGCTCACCTCCGAGCTGACGGCAATCGTCACAGTAGCGGACGACGGCGGCTCATCCGGGCGTCTCCGCGAGGAGTACGGCGTCCTTCCGCCCGGGGACCTGCGGATGGCGCTCAGCGCCCTGTGCGACGATACCGACTGGGGCCGGACCTGGCGGGACGTCATGCAGCACCGTTTCAATGCCGGGTCCGCCAAAGGCGGCTCACTGGACCATCACGCCATGGGCAATCTGCTGATCGTGACCCTGTGGGAGCTCTTGGGAGACACAGTTGCCGGCCTGAAGTGGGCCGGCGCCCTGCTGGGAGCCAGGGGCCAGGTTCTGCCCATGTCCAGCGTTCCCCTTACCATTGAGGGCCAGGCCCACCTTGACCTTCCGGGGGGCGGCCAGGAACTCCGTACGGTCCGGGGCCAAGCCAAGTGTGCTGTTGCGGGCAAGCTGGAAGACGTCAGGCTGTTGCCTGAGGATGCTCCAGCCTGCACAGAAGCCCTGACGGCCATCGAACTGGCGGACTGGGTCATTCTTGGACCCGGCTCCTGGTACACCTCCGTCCTGCCGCATCTGCTGCTGCCTGAGCTGCGCCAAGCCCTGGGCGACACCGCTGCGAAGCGCTGCCTCACCATGAACCTTGACGTCGAAACCAAGGAAACCTCAGGCATGACAGCCGCGGATCATCTGGACGTCCTGCGCCGCTATGCACCTGAGTTCAGCGTCGATGTGGTACTTGCGGATCCTGCTGCGATCCAGGACCTCAAAGCCTTCGAGAAGGCCGCGGGGATGATCGGGGCTGAAGTGGTGTTGGGTAGAGTAGGGGCGTCGAGGCGACGCCCCGTCCATGATCCACTGCTGCTGGCAGCGGCGTACCACGATATTTTCGGGAACAGTTAG
- the whiA gene encoding DNA-binding protein WhiA translates to MALTASVKDELSRLDIKKSSVRKAEVSAMLRFAGGLHIISGRIVIEAEVDLASTARRLRAAIAEVYGHQSEIIVVSGGGLRRGSRYVVRVVRDGEALARQTGLLDGRGRPVRGLPSVVVNGSAADAEAVWRGAFLAHGSLTEPGRSSSLEVTCPGPESALALVGAARRLGIQAKAREVRGVDRVVIRDGDTIAALLTRMGAHDALMVWEERRMRKEVRATANRLANFDDANLRRSAQAAVAAGARVDRALEILGDDVPDHLKYAGELRVAHKQASLDELGRLADPPMTKDAIAGRIRRLLAMADKRALDLGIPGTEANVTPEMMDE, encoded by the coding sequence ATGGCACTTACTGCGTCGGTCAAGGACGAACTGTCCCGGCTGGACATCAAAAAATCTTCAGTCCGCAAGGCTGAAGTTTCGGCAATGCTCCGCTTCGCGGGCGGCCTGCACATCATTTCGGGCAGGATCGTCATCGAAGCTGAAGTCGACCTCGCTTCCACGGCACGCCGCCTCCGGGCCGCGATCGCGGAAGTTTACGGCCACCAGAGCGAAATCATCGTCGTTTCCGGAGGCGGCCTGCGCCGGGGGAGCCGCTACGTTGTGCGTGTGGTCCGGGACGGCGAGGCACTCGCCCGCCAGACGGGCCTGCTGGACGGGCGCGGCCGCCCAGTGCGCGGGCTGCCCTCGGTGGTGGTCAACGGCTCGGCTGCAGACGCCGAGGCTGTCTGGCGGGGAGCGTTCCTCGCCCACGGTTCGCTCACCGAGCCCGGACGTTCTTCATCTCTGGAAGTTACTTGCCCCGGCCCCGAATCGGCGCTGGCGCTCGTTGGAGCTGCCCGGCGGCTCGGCATCCAGGCCAAGGCCCGTGAGGTGCGTGGAGTGGACCGCGTGGTCATCCGTGACGGAGACACCATTGCTGCCCTCCTGACCCGGATGGGAGCCCATGACGCCCTGATGGTTTGGGAAGAGCGGCGCATGCGCAAGGAAGTCCGGGCTACAGCCAACAGGCTTGCCAACTTTGATGACGCCAACCTGCGCCGTTCCGCCCAGGCAGCAGTGGCCGCGGGTGCCAGGGTGGATCGTGCCCTCGAAATCTTGGGAGACGACGTCCCGGACCACCTCAAGTACGCGGGGGAGCTCCGTGTTGCCCACAAGCAGGCCAGCCTGGATGAACTCGGACGCCTTGCGGATCCGCCCATGACCAAGGACGCCATCGCGGGTCGCATCCGCCGCCTCCTCGCCATGGCGGATAAACGTGCCCTTGACCTGGGCATCCCGGGTACTGAGGCAAATGTGACTCCGGAAATGATGGACGAGTAG
- a CDS encoding superoxide dismutase — MTEYVLPELGYDYAALEPHISAKIMELHHSKHHAAYVAGANNALSQLADAREKGDYANINRLSKDLAFHTGGHINHSVFWNNISPDGGDKPEGELAAAIDDAFGSFDAFRAQFSAAALGLQGSGWAFLAYEPIGGNLLIEQLYDQQGNVAVGTTPLLMLDMWEHAFYLDYVNVKADYVKAFWNIVNWADVAKRFEAARANATGLIVL; from the coding sequence GTGACAGAGTACGTTCTGCCCGAGCTCGGCTACGACTATGCAGCACTCGAGCCGCACATTTCGGCAAAGATCATGGAGCTGCACCACAGCAAGCACCATGCGGCTTACGTTGCAGGCGCCAACAATGCCCTCTCCCAGCTGGCTGATGCCCGCGAGAAGGGTGACTACGCCAACATCAACCGCCTCTCCAAGGACCTCGCGTTCCACACCGGCGGACACATCAACCACTCCGTTTTCTGGAACAACATCTCCCCGGACGGCGGCGACAAGCCCGAAGGTGAGCTCGCAGCAGCCATCGACGACGCTTTTGGTTCGTTCGACGCTTTCCGTGCACAGTTCAGCGCTGCCGCCCTTGGCCTGCAGGGCTCCGGCTGGGCATTCCTGGCGTACGAGCCCATCGGCGGCAACCTGCTCATCGAGCAGCTTTACGATCAGCAGGGCAACGTTGCAGTAGGCACCACGCCGCTGCTGATGCTGGACATGTGGGAGCACGCCTTCTACCTGGACTACGTAAACGTCAAGGCTGACTACGTCAAGGCCTTCTGGAACATCGTCAACTGGGCGGACGTTGCCAAGCGCTTCGAAGCTGCGCGCGCCAACGCCACGGGCCTCATCGTCCTTTAG
- the gap gene encoding type I glyceraldehyde-3-phosphate dehydrogenase, with the protein MTTRIGINGFGRIGRNYFRAALAQGADLEIVAVNDLTSPETLAHLLKYDSVGGRLAQTVEVVDGNLVVDGKSIKVLAERDPANLPWGELGVDIVIESTGFFTKAAAAQKHIDAGAKKVLISAPASDEDITIVMGVNHELYDPAAHNIISNASCTTNCLGPLAKVVNDAFGIERGLMTTVHAYTADQNLQDGPHGDLRRARAAAINMVPTSTGAAKAIGLVLPELKGKLDGYAIRVPVPTGSATDLTVTVSREVTVEEVNAAVKAAAESEQFAGILSYTDAPIVSSDIVGDPASSIFDSGLTKVIGNQVKVVSWYDNEWGYSNRLVDLTELVASKLG; encoded by the coding sequence GTGACCACCCGTATTGGTATCAACGGCTTCGGCCGCATCGGCCGTAACTACTTCCGCGCAGCACTGGCCCAGGGCGCTGACCTGGAGATCGTCGCAGTCAACGACCTCACCAGCCCCGAGACCCTCGCCCACCTCCTGAAGTACGACTCCGTCGGTGGACGCCTCGCCCAGACCGTGGAAGTTGTCGATGGAAACCTGGTAGTCGATGGCAAGTCCATCAAGGTCCTGGCTGAGCGCGATCCCGCCAACCTCCCGTGGGGCGAATTGGGCGTTGACATCGTCATTGAGTCCACCGGCTTCTTCACCAAGGCCGCAGCAGCCCAGAAGCACATTGATGCCGGCGCCAAGAAGGTCCTGATCTCGGCACCCGCCAGCGACGAAGACATCACCATCGTCATGGGCGTCAACCACGAGCTTTACGATCCCGCAGCGCACAACATCATCTCCAACGCCTCCTGCACCACCAACTGCCTCGGCCCGCTGGCCAAGGTAGTGAACGACGCCTTCGGCATCGAGCGTGGCCTCATGACCACGGTCCACGCCTACACTGCTGACCAGAACCTGCAGGACGGACCGCACGGCGATCTCCGCCGCGCCCGTGCCGCCGCCATCAACATGGTTCCCACGTCCACCGGCGCAGCCAAGGCAATCGGCCTGGTCCTGCCGGAGCTCAAGGGAAAGCTGGACGGCTACGCCATCCGCGTTCCGGTCCCCACGGGTTCGGCTACGGACCTCACGGTCACCGTCTCCCGCGAAGTAACGGTTGAAGAAGTCAACGCAGCCGTCAAGGCTGCCGCTGAGTCCGAGCAGTTCGCCGGCATCCTCAGCTACACCGATGCTCCCATCGTGTCCTCGGACATCGTCGGGGACCCGGCATCGTCCATCTTCGACTCCGGCCTCACCAAGGTCATCGGCAACCAGGTCAAGGTTGTTTCCTGGTACGACAACGAGTGGGGTTACTCCAACCGCCTCGTAGACCTCACGGAGCTCGTCGCATCCAAGCTGGGCTAG